A DNA window from Impatiens glandulifera chromosome 7, dImpGla2.1, whole genome shotgun sequence contains the following coding sequences:
- the LOC124945959 gene encoding probable BOI-related E3 ubiquitin-protein ligase 2 isoform X4, translated as MLGGNDNSQVFPTLMMHEENPLPYDATGLTQMQLQGSIPVGCNVDCFNFTGNFLTTTATNYHPCVIRTREPEELNSWQQSDGLKTEMGRQKEELDNYIRIQEANMIKGIRQLGQRQTGWFVNVLERGIGRKLQEKEMEMENIRRMNKELEERIKQVSIEAQSWHYRANYNETVVNNLRSNIQQQQQQQVMANSKAKEEEEEEEGYGDSDEINLVGSSYCRSCKSKEICILLLPCRHLCLCMDCEVIVSKCPVCNLKKSASLEVYYASSSSSS; from the exons ATGCTTGGGGGAAATGACAACAGTCAGGTATTTCCTACCCTGATGATGCACGAGGAAAACCCTTTGCCATATGATGCCACTGGATTGACTCAGATGCAACTGCAAGGTAGTA TTCCCGTTGGTTGTAATGTTGATTGTTTCAACTTCACTGGGAATTTTCTCACAACAACTGCAACTAACTACCACCCTTGTGTTATAAGAACCCGGGAACCAGAAGAACTCAACTCATGGCAACAAAG TGATGGCCTTAAAACAGAGATGGGTAGACAGAAAGAAGAACTTGACAATTATATAAGAATTCAG GAAGCAAACATGATAAAGGGTATAAGGCAGTTGGGACAAAGACAAACAGGTTGGTTTGTGAATGTATTGGAGAGAGGAATCGGGAGAAAGTTGCAAGAGAAAGAAATGGAGATGGAGAATATAAGGAGGATGAACAAGGAACTGGAAGAGAGAATAAAGCAAGTAAGCATAGAAGCTCAATCGTGGCATTACAGAGCAAACTATAACGAGACAGTAGTGAACAACTTGAGAAGCAACATtcaacagcagcagcagcagcaggttATGGCTAATTCGAAAGcaaaggaggaggaggaggaggaggaaggtTATGGAGATAGTGATGAAATCAATCTAGTAGGTTCTTCTTACTGTAGAAGTTGTAAAAGTAAAGAAATCTGCATCTTGTTATTGCCTTGCAGGCATCTGTGTCTTTGTATGGATTGTGAAGTGATTGTTAGCAAATGCCCGGTTTGCAACCTCAAGAAAAGTGCAAGCCTAGAAGTGTATtatgcttcttcttcttcttcttcttga
- the LOC124945959 gene encoding probable BOI-related E3 ubiquitin-protein ligase 2 isoform X5, which produces MLGGNDNSQVFPTLMMHEENPLPYDATGLTQMQLQVPVGCNVDCFNFTGNFLTTTATNYHPCVIRTREPEELNSWQQSDGLKTEMGRQKEELDNYIRIQEANMIKGIRQLGQRQTGWFVNVLERGIGRKLQEKEMEMENIRRMNKELEERIKQVSIEAQSWHYRANYNETVVNNLRSNIQQQQQQQVMANSKAKEEEEEEEGYGDSDEINLVGSSYCRSCKSKEICILLLPCRHLCLCMDCEVIVSKCPVCNLKKSASLEVYYASSSSSS; this is translated from the exons ATGCTTGGGGGAAATGACAACAGTCAGGTATTTCCTACCCTGATGATGCACGAGGAAAACCCTTTGCCATATGATGCCACTGGATTGACTCAGATGCAACTGCAAG TTCCCGTTGGTTGTAATGTTGATTGTTTCAACTTCACTGGGAATTTTCTCACAACAACTGCAACTAACTACCACCCTTGTGTTATAAGAACCCGGGAACCAGAAGAACTCAACTCATGGCAACAAAG TGATGGCCTTAAAACAGAGATGGGTAGACAGAAAGAAGAACTTGACAATTATATAAGAATTCAG GAAGCAAACATGATAAAGGGTATAAGGCAGTTGGGACAAAGACAAACAGGTTGGTTTGTGAATGTATTGGAGAGAGGAATCGGGAGAAAGTTGCAAGAGAAAGAAATGGAGATGGAGAATATAAGGAGGATGAACAAGGAACTGGAAGAGAGAATAAAGCAAGTAAGCATAGAAGCTCAATCGTGGCATTACAGAGCAAACTATAACGAGACAGTAGTGAACAACTTGAGAAGCAACATtcaacagcagcagcagcagcaggttATGGCTAATTCGAAAGcaaaggaggaggaggaggaggaggaaggtTATGGAGATAGTGATGAAATCAATCTAGTAGGTTCTTCTTACTGTAGAAGTTGTAAAAGTAAAGAAATCTGCATCTTGTTATTGCCTTGCAGGCATCTGTGTCTTTGTATGGATTGTGAAGTGATTGTTAGCAAATGCCCGGTTTGCAACCTCAAGAAAAGTGCAAGCCTAGAAGTGTATtatgcttcttcttcttcttcttcttga
- the LOC124945959 gene encoding E3 ubiquitin-protein ligase BOI-like isoform X3 has product MLGGNDNSQVFPTLMMHEENPLPYDATGLTQMQLQVPVGCNVDCFNFTGNFLTTTATNYHPCVIRTREPEELNSWQQRYPICFHPEEGVNTSSTILNTNPVSTGFRLCYEEGEELNKSSIITHGGESIKPCLFSLSDGLKTEMGRQKEELDNYIRIQEANMIKGIRQLGQRQTGWFVNVLERGIGRKLQEKEMEMENIRRMNKELEERIKQVSIEAQSWHYRANYNETVVNNLRSNIQQQQQQQVMANSKAKEEEEEEEGYGDSDEINLVGSSYCRSCKSKEICILLLPCRHLCLCMDCEVIVSKCPVCNLKKSASLEVYYASSSSSS; this is encoded by the exons ATGCTTGGGGGAAATGACAACAGTCAGGTATTTCCTACCCTGATGATGCACGAGGAAAACCCTTTGCCATATGATGCCACTGGATTGACTCAGATGCAACTGCAAG TTCCCGTTGGTTGTAATGTTGATTGTTTCAACTTCACTGGGAATTTTCTCACAACAACTGCAACTAACTACCACCCTTGTGTTATAAGAACCCGGGAACCAGAAGAACTCAACTCATGGCAACAAAGGTATCCAATATGTTTTCATCCGGAAGAAGGTGTTAATACAAGTAGTACTATTTTGAATACAAATCCTGTATCAACTGGATTCAGACTTTGTTATGAGGAGGGGGAGGAACTTAACAAGTCCTCTATTATTACCCATGGTGGTGAAAGCATAAAACCTTGTTTATTCTCTCTCAGTGATGGCCTTAAAACAGAGATGGGTAGACAGAAAGAAGAACTTGACAATTATATAAGAATTCAG GAAGCAAACATGATAAAGGGTATAAGGCAGTTGGGACAAAGACAAACAGGTTGGTTTGTGAATGTATTGGAGAGAGGAATCGGGAGAAAGTTGCAAGAGAAAGAAATGGAGATGGAGAATATAAGGAGGATGAACAAGGAACTGGAAGAGAGAATAAAGCAAGTAAGCATAGAAGCTCAATCGTGGCATTACAGAGCAAACTATAACGAGACAGTAGTGAACAACTTGAGAAGCAACATtcaacagcagcagcagcagcaggttATGGCTAATTCGAAAGcaaaggaggaggaggaggaggaggaaggtTATGGAGATAGTGATGAAATCAATCTAGTAGGTTCTTCTTACTGTAGAAGTTGTAAAAGTAAAGAAATCTGCATCTTGTTATTGCCTTGCAGGCATCTGTGTCTTTGTATGGATTGTGAAGTGATTGTTAGCAAATGCCCGGTTTGCAACCTCAAGAAAAGTGCAAGCCTAGAAGTGTATtatgcttcttcttcttcttcttcttga
- the LOC124945959 gene encoding E3 ubiquitin-protein ligase BOI-like isoform X1, which translates to MLGGNDNSQVFPTLMMHEENPLPYDATGLTQMQLQGSIPVGCNVDCFNFTGNFLTTTATNYHPCVIRTREPEELNSWQQRYPICFHPEEGVNTSSTILNTNPVSTGFRLCYEEGEELNKSSIITHGGESIKPCLFSLSDGLKTEMGRQKEELDNYIRIQEANMIKGIRQLGQRQTGWFVNVLERGIGRKLQEKEMEMENIRRMNKELEERIKQVSIEAQSWHYRANYNETVVNNLRSNIQQQQQQQVMANSKAKEEEEEEEGYGDSDEINLVGSSYCRSCKSKEICILLLPCRHLCLCMDCEVIVSKCPVCNLKKSASLEVYYASSSSSS; encoded by the exons ATGCTTGGGGGAAATGACAACAGTCAGGTATTTCCTACCCTGATGATGCACGAGGAAAACCCTTTGCCATATGATGCCACTGGATTGACTCAGATGCAACTGCAAGGTAGTA TTCCCGTTGGTTGTAATGTTGATTGTTTCAACTTCACTGGGAATTTTCTCACAACAACTGCAACTAACTACCACCCTTGTGTTATAAGAACCCGGGAACCAGAAGAACTCAACTCATGGCAACAAAGGTATCCAATATGTTTTCATCCGGAAGAAGGTGTTAATACAAGTAGTACTATTTTGAATACAAATCCTGTATCAACTGGATTCAGACTTTGTTATGAGGAGGGGGAGGAACTTAACAAGTCCTCTATTATTACCCATGGTGGTGAAAGCATAAAACCTTGTTTATTCTCTCTCAGTGATGGCCTTAAAACAGAGATGGGTAGACAGAAAGAAGAACTTGACAATTATATAAGAATTCAG GAAGCAAACATGATAAAGGGTATAAGGCAGTTGGGACAAAGACAAACAGGTTGGTTTGTGAATGTATTGGAGAGAGGAATCGGGAGAAAGTTGCAAGAGAAAGAAATGGAGATGGAGAATATAAGGAGGATGAACAAGGAACTGGAAGAGAGAATAAAGCAAGTAAGCATAGAAGCTCAATCGTGGCATTACAGAGCAAACTATAACGAGACAGTAGTGAACAACTTGAGAAGCAACATtcaacagcagcagcagcagcaggttATGGCTAATTCGAAAGcaaaggaggaggaggaggaggaggaaggtTATGGAGATAGTGATGAAATCAATCTAGTAGGTTCTTCTTACTGTAGAAGTTGTAAAAGTAAAGAAATCTGCATCTTGTTATTGCCTTGCAGGCATCTGTGTCTTTGTATGGATTGTGAAGTGATTGTTAGCAAATGCCCGGTTTGCAACCTCAAGAAAAGTGCAAGCCTAGAAGTGTATtatgcttcttcttcttcttcttcttga
- the LOC124945959 gene encoding E3 ubiquitin-protein ligase BOI-like isoform X2, translating to MLGGNDNSQVFPTLMMHEENPLPYDATGLTQMQLQGIPVGCNVDCFNFTGNFLTTTATNYHPCVIRTREPEELNSWQQRYPICFHPEEGVNTSSTILNTNPVSTGFRLCYEEGEELNKSSIITHGGESIKPCLFSLSDGLKTEMGRQKEELDNYIRIQEANMIKGIRQLGQRQTGWFVNVLERGIGRKLQEKEMEMENIRRMNKELEERIKQVSIEAQSWHYRANYNETVVNNLRSNIQQQQQQQVMANSKAKEEEEEEEGYGDSDEINLVGSSYCRSCKSKEICILLLPCRHLCLCMDCEVIVSKCPVCNLKKSASLEVYYASSSSSS from the exons ATGCTTGGGGGAAATGACAACAGTCAGGTATTTCCTACCCTGATGATGCACGAGGAAAACCCTTTGCCATATGATGCCACTGGATTGACTCAGATGCAACTGCAAGGTA TTCCCGTTGGTTGTAATGTTGATTGTTTCAACTTCACTGGGAATTTTCTCACAACAACTGCAACTAACTACCACCCTTGTGTTATAAGAACCCGGGAACCAGAAGAACTCAACTCATGGCAACAAAGGTATCCAATATGTTTTCATCCGGAAGAAGGTGTTAATACAAGTAGTACTATTTTGAATACAAATCCTGTATCAACTGGATTCAGACTTTGTTATGAGGAGGGGGAGGAACTTAACAAGTCCTCTATTATTACCCATGGTGGTGAAAGCATAAAACCTTGTTTATTCTCTCTCAGTGATGGCCTTAAAACAGAGATGGGTAGACAGAAAGAAGAACTTGACAATTATATAAGAATTCAG GAAGCAAACATGATAAAGGGTATAAGGCAGTTGGGACAAAGACAAACAGGTTGGTTTGTGAATGTATTGGAGAGAGGAATCGGGAGAAAGTTGCAAGAGAAAGAAATGGAGATGGAGAATATAAGGAGGATGAACAAGGAACTGGAAGAGAGAATAAAGCAAGTAAGCATAGAAGCTCAATCGTGGCATTACAGAGCAAACTATAACGAGACAGTAGTGAACAACTTGAGAAGCAACATtcaacagcagcagcagcagcaggttATGGCTAATTCGAAAGcaaaggaggaggaggaggaggaggaaggtTATGGAGATAGTGATGAAATCAATCTAGTAGGTTCTTCTTACTGTAGAAGTTGTAAAAGTAAAGAAATCTGCATCTTGTTATTGCCTTGCAGGCATCTGTGTCTTTGTATGGATTGTGAAGTGATTGTTAGCAAATGCCCGGTTTGCAACCTCAAGAAAAGTGCAAGCCTAGAAGTGTATtatgcttcttcttcttcttcttcttga